In Chitinophaga oryzae, the sequence GGCAACCCTCCGGGTGTTGCCGTCGGGCTGGCCTGGACGTACGTGGGCGGCGATATACTCTTCATCGAAAGCAGCCTGAGCGAAGGCAAAGGAGAACTGAAACTGACGGGTAACCTGGGGAACGTGATGAAAGAGTCTGCCGTTACGGCCCTGACCTATTTACAGTCCAACCCCGCTATGCTGAAGCTGGACCCGAAAATCTTCCATACAAAGAACGTACATGTGCACGTACCGGAAGGCGCGGTGCCGAAAGACGGTCCCAGTGCGGGTATTACCATGCTGACAGCGCTGGCCTCCGCATTTACCGGCCGGAGGGTAAAATCCTACCTGGCGATGAGCGGAGAGATTACGCTGAGAGGACAGGTGCTGCCGGTAGGGGGCATCAAAGAAAAAATTCTGGCCGCCAAAAGGGCAGGTATCAAGGAAATTATCTTATGCTGGCAGAATGAGAAGGATATAAAGGACATAAATCCTTCATATATCAAAGGCATGAAGTTTCATTATGTAAGAGAAATGAACCAAGTGCTGGAAATAGCGTTATTAAAGAAGTAACTGTGATGAACATGCTTTTTGTCGGTTTCGCTGAGGAGTGGAGGTGGAAGCGGAGAGAGAAATGCTGACGAAAGTTATTGACTTGCAGCTATAATGCTAATTGTATAAATAAATTAGTTTTAGTTTTAATATAAACGAATTTTGTTGCCAGTCCTGGCAGCAATTTTTTAAAGTTCATATCGGTTTTGTTGTGACCCCGGTATGAGCATCATGTTGATTGTTTTAAGGGTTCTTAAAGCCATTCCTCTCAGCGGAATGGCTTTAATATTTTGCCTCATGACGGACATGATTATTACTGATTTTTTGATTCCCGGAGATAGGGGCGAAGGATAGAAGTATTATAAAAAAGATACCCGTTTGATATATCATCAAACGGGTATCTTTTTTATGTTTTATACTATTGTTAGTGGTCGGCCAGTTGCCTTTTGTACAGCTGGATGGTGTTTTCGAGGCCATAATACAGCGCATCGACCACGAGGGCATGACCGATAGACACTTCTTTCAGTTGCGGGATATGCAGTTTAAAGAAACGGAGGTTGTCGAGGTTCAGGTCATGGCCGGCGTTGAGTTCCAGGCCGATGTTGGTGGCTTCGCGGGCGGTATTTTTATAGTCGTTGAACAGCTGCAGGTTTTGCGGCTGTGTACGAGCTTTCGTGTATTCTTCCGCGTAAGGGCCGGTATACAGCTCGATACGGTCTGCGCCGGCGGTTTTAGCGCCTTCCACCTTGTCTGGTTCTGCATTGAGGAAGATGGAAACGCGGATGCCTGCTTTTTTCAGTTCACTGATCACTTCCTTGAGCTGGGACTGGTGCTGGATGGTATCCCAGCCGGTGTTGGAGGTGATGGCGTCCGGTGGGTCCGGTACGAGCGTGCACTGATGGGGCTTTACGGACAGTACGAGGTCCATAAAGTCTTTGGAAGGGTATCCTTCAATATTAAATTCGGTAGTGACAAGGGGTTTAAGGTCTCTTACGTCCTGGTAGCGGATATGACGCTCGTCCGGGCGGGGGTGTACGGTGATACCGTCAGCGCCGAACCGTTCGCAATCCTGTGCCACTTTAAGAATGTCCGGTAGGTTGCCGCCCCGTGCATTGCGCAGGGTAGCAAACTTGTTGATATTTACGCTCAGCTTTGTCATGTCACAAAAGTACTAATCAATTACGAATTACGGATTACGAATTACGAATGGGAGCTGTTTTATTGCAGTGTGGACAAATAATCTGTGCAAATAAAAAGATCCCGATAAATAAAAAGACCTGAGCAAATTGTCTTCGCTCAGGTCTTCGCTTTCCGAATTCGTAATTCGTAATTCGTAATTAATATCTGTAGTAGTCTGGTTTGAACGGACCATCTGCCGGAATGCCGAGGTATTCGGATTGTGCAGGGGTGAGTACGTCCAGTTCCACACCGATTTTTTTCAGGTGTAAGCGGGCAACTTTTTCATCCAGGTGTTTAGGCAGTACGTATACTTTGTTTTCGTACTGGTCTGAATTCAGCCACAGTTCCAGCTGAGCCAGTGTCTGGTTGGTGAAAGAGTTACTCATTACGAAGGAAGGGTGGCCGGTAGCGCAACCCAGGTTCACCAGGCGGCCTTCTGCCAGCAGGATGATATCTTTACCGTCGATGGTATATTTATCTACCTGGGGTTTGATTTCCACTTTGGTGTTACCGTAGTTCTTGTTCAGCCATGCTACATCGATTTCGATGTCGAAGTGGCCGATATTGGAAACGATACATTTATCCTTCATCAGTTTGAAGTGTTCGCCGGTGATGATGTCGCGGCAACCGGTAGTGGTAACGATGATGTCCGCTTCTTTAACGGCATCGTTCATTTTTTTCACTTCATAACCTTCCATAGCGGCTTGTAAAGCACAGATCGGGTCGATTTCGGTAACGATGACACGGGCGCCTGCACCTCTCAGGGATTCAGCAGAACCTTTACCTACGTCGCCAAAACCGGCAACAACAGCCACTTTACCGGCGATCATCACGTCGGTAGCACGACGGATAGCGTCTACACAGGATTCGCGGCAACCGTATTTGTTATCAAATTTGGATTTGGTAACAGAGTCGTTGATATTGATGGCGGGCATCGGTAAAGTACCGTTTTTCATGCGCTCATACAGGCGGTGAACTCCGGTAGTGGTTTCTTCACTCAGACCTTTGATGTGCTGGATCAGCTCAGTGTATTTGTCCAGTACCATGTTGGTCAGGTCGCCACCATCGTCCAGGATCATGTTCAGCGGACGGTCAGCGCCGCCGAAGAACAGGGTTTGTTCAATACACCAGTCAAATTCCTGTTCGTTAAGACCTTTCCAGGCAAATACCGGAACGCCGGCAGCAGCAACGGCAGCAGCAGCGTGGTCTTGTGTAGAGAAGATATTGCAGGAGCTCCAGCGTACTTCCGCACCCAGGTGTACCAGGGTTTCGATCAGTACGGCGGTCTGAATGGTCATGTGCAGACAACCGGCGATACGTGCGCCTTTCAGGGGTTTTTTATCACCATATTCTTCTCTCAATGACATCAAACCGGGCATTTCGGCTTCTGCCAGCTCTATCTCTTTACGACCCCAGGCCGCAAGTGACATATCTTTTACCTTATACGGAAGGCTAAAGTCGATGTTGGATTTTGCAATTGTGGACATTAAATAAAGTTTTGTGCAAATCTAGGCTTATTTTAACTTTTTACATAATAGCGCCGCCCTCCTCACCGCAGTGACCCCCTAAAATTTTGTTAATCATTTTATTAGAGCCATCTCTGCCGATCGTTTTCAAATTAAATTTGATTTAATATAAATTATGTTATAAGTTTGTAAATTAAAATATATGATTTAATATTTAATTGTTTAGTGGTAAAGAACAGTAAGAAGAGTATGAGCAATTATTAAACATCATTGTAAGCGCAATTTGTGTGTCTTATTTTCTCCCCATCCCCGGGGTATTGATAACAATAATTGCCGGCAACAAAGGTTTTTCAGCTTCAACGTATGAAGTATTCAGGTTAAAGGTTTGCCGGGAGAGCCAATTACGAGGCATATAGGGTTTTATAAAGGACTGTTTTTTACATTTTTAAAATCTATATGTATAAATAGAAATTTACACACGCATATGTTAGTCCTGTCCCATCCTATGAAAAAGAAGCTGCATCTATTGCCGGAAGGCAAAACCGTGCTTCGGCGCTGCGTAACACTGCTCCTGTTCCTGCTGATCTATACCGGCATACAGGCACAGGCACCGCTACCAGCCATCCGCGTGATCAACGCCGCCGGGGGGAACTCCGCCAGCGACGGCCTCCGGCTGGAAATGGACGCCAAGGGCAGGATACAGGTGTTCCGGAATGGTAAAACGGAATCTTATGTGGCCAACGGCGAAAAAGGCTATGGCGACTATATCCGGGTGAAACACAGTACCACCCCCATGACAGCCCTGCAAAGCCTGGACACCAACGTCTGCTATATCTCCCCCGTTATCGGAAACGGCAGCGCTGCCTCTCCCTACCGGATCTTCGTCTTCAACAAAATTTATGATAAAAAGCCGGCAGGCGGGACAGACTTCGAATCACCCATCTTTATCACCCGCGCTTACTCTTATATAACACCGAATAAATACTTTACCGTCGACTACTCTTTTAACGGTATCAACATCGGGTACAATGTGATGCTCTACCAGGAAGAACACCTGGCCATGCAACAGGACCCCAACTATGTCTACAGTGCCGGCAGCGATTATCAGGCAGGCATTGCAGGTTATTGCGCCCTCGGCTTTAAACAACCGGGCGGAACAGCCTACATGGGCGCTTACCACGGAACGGCGTCCAGCATCAACTGCGGCGTGCCGCAGCCTTATACCCATGCCTTTGTCGCCTCCTCTTCATTTGCTAGTTATTTTCTGTCAGACGATATCAAGGCGCCGGGCAAATACCAGTCGTCTTCCAACCTGACGCTCTTTCCGTACCCCTCCAACACCGGTACGGGAATCAGTGTGGGGTATGACCGTATGTTATTGGTACAATCAGCCCTGAATAACAAACTGGCCGGTAAAACGCTGGGTACCCGCATTGCTGTAGGTTACGGCGATCTGGACAATACGCCGCCGGTAACCTCGTATCCGGACTACGATGCTATACACACCGCTATCGGCGGCCAAACCAGCGACGGGAGCACACCTGTGACCGTAGAATTTGCGGGTGATGCCAGCGATAATGAAGGCAACACCGGCAACGACCACGCGCCGCAAAGCCTCCTGCTGAAAGTAAGCGGCGGCATCCTCAAAACGCCGGTATACGCCGAAATGAAAGTGGTGGCTAATGCCGGAGAGCCGCATCCCGCCCTGGAAAACCAGGACTTCACCTACGAAACGGGCTTCATCATCCCGGCCGGTAACTATACCACCGCTACCACCGTACCGGTGACCAACGTGATCATCAAAGGAAACGACAGGCTGGAATACAGCCGCAAGCTTACCCTCGAACTGCAGGACATCAACTGTAATGCACTGGTACAGCTGGGTGCCGCCAAACAGGCGACCTATACCATTGTCGATGATGAAGACCGCACACTGACGATTAACTTCCCGCAGACAACTGTCAACGAAGGCAGCCAGATAACGGGTACCATCTCCCTGCCCGGCAGCACCACCGTAACGGAAGATACCTATGTGGACCTGTCCGTTCTTACCGGCAATACCGCCGTGGCAGACGTGGACTTCACCATGGATAAAAAAGTGAAGATCGCCAATGGCACCGGTAGCGCTGACATTGTGATCACCGCCAAAACGGACCTTGTCCTCGAAGCCAGCGAGACCTTCAAAATACAGGGAGACGCTAACGTACTGGGGCAGGCGAAAACAGCTGCCGGACCGGTGATCACCATTACGGACGACACCCGTAACCACGACGCCAATATTACATTAGCCGTTACCGTTACCCCTGCTGATCCGGACGCATCTTATCCCGCGCTCACCTTTAAAGAAGGTTACAACGGTACCTTCAACGTCAGCCTGCCGGCGGGCGTATCTACGGATATACCCATCACCGTTACCCTGACGAAAGGAGGCACCGCTGCAGACAATACAGACTATACGCTGACCCTGCCTGCCAACATCATCAACGGCAGCACACCCATCAGCGGTACCCTTAAACTGACCGACGACGGCCGTATCGAAGGTGATGAAACCATCACCCTCACCGCAGCCATCACCGACGGCAGCGCCACGGCCTTTAAGCTGGCGCCGGCCGCCATTACCATTAAGGATGCGCAGCTGCCCCTCACGGCGCCGGCTACACTCCATTTGTCCACCAACGATATCAACGAAGGCGGTCCCGGCGCCAACTGCTGGATAGAACTGCCTGCCGGTATCGTGGCCACCGATGTGGCGCTTACCTTCGACATCTCCGCCGCTGCCGGTACCACCGCGCAAACGGGCTCCTATAGCGGTTTACCTGCTTCAATGGTGATTCCGGCAGGAGCGAAGGCGTCTGTACCGGATGTCATTTCCGCTGCTGCCAACCTCGTACTGGAAGACGACCGCGTGCTGGTGGTCCATGCCGCCACAGCTGCCAGCGTGCCGCTGACAGGTATTACCACCGGCACAGACGTCACACTTAATATCCACGATAAGACAGATGCTTCCGCCGTATCCATCGCCATAGCGCCGGTCACCACACCGCTGACGGAAGGACAGGCGACGCCCTTTACCATCAGCCTTACCAGCGGGTACAGTTTCGCCAAAAATATCAGGATAGCCCTGGCTGCCAACCCAACGGGGACAGAAGCCGGAGCGACCGACTATACGCTTGCCAACGAAATTGAGCTGCCGGCCCATACCACCGGCACCTACACCACGCCTGCCAGCGTACTGGCAGCCGCTGCTGACATGGTGATCGAGAAAGACGAAGCCCTGGTGATCAAAGGCACCGCCGGCGCTTATACGGTGAACGGAGCAACCATCACCATCAACGACGCTACCAGGAGAAACGCAGCCAACACGAAGGTGACCTTCAGCATTCCGCAGACCACCATCGCGGAAGATAATACTACCACTATTACGGCTACACTGCCTGCCGGTGTTACCACGCAAATACCCATCAATATAGACCTCAGCGCTGTCACCGGCACCGCTGCCACCAACGATTATACGTTGACCGGCCCGCTGCAGATCACCGCCGCTACGCCGGCGCCCGCAGCCACGCTAAACATATTAAAAGACGACCTGGTGGAAAACCAGGAGAACCTGACCATCACACCGGCCATCACCGATGCCTATAGCACTACCTATAGCATGACACCAGCCACGCTGGCCCTTACCATCAACGACCGGGAGTACCCGCTGCTGGCGACCAATCCGATTGTGCTCAGCAGTACGCCTGCCACGATACAGGAGAACGACCCGGCCGGCGCTACCCTGACCGCCACGCTGCCGAACGGGTGGAAATCAGCCATTCCGCTGACGGTACAGCTGGTGAAGAACAGCAGTTCCACCGCCGGAGACGACCGCCATACTGCCATTCTCAATAAACAGCTGGTCATCCAGTCCACCGGCACCGCTTCCATGCAGGTCCTCGCCACAGACAACGATGTGCTGGACGACGACGCCGACCTGATCATTGACGGCAACCCGGCCAATACCACATTGCCGGTCACCAGCACGACCATTCACATTGCAGACAATACCATCAATAAACCGGATGCCCGTAAGATTACCCTCACGGCCGGCAAAACACTGATACCGGAAGGGGAGAAGCTGAGCGTGACGGTAACACGGTTGTATACCTCAGCCAAAAAAGTAGCGGTACAACTGGCAGTCGATGCCGCTTCGGAAGCCAGTCTCACCAAAAATGACTACGCCCTGATCAACACCCTGCTGGAACTGCAAAAAACAGATAAAACACACACGTTTGAAGTGCTTCAGACGCATACCGACCAGGTGCTGGAAAAAGACGAATCCCTTAAACTCAACGCCACACTGGCTGGTTATACCGTGAACAATCTCGACCTGAAAATTCAGGACCTGACACGCACCGTTCCTGCCAACAGGGCGCTGACGCTGACACCCTATAAAACGCTCAACGCGAAAGAAGGAGATAACGGTAACGTACATATTGCACTGCCGGCGGGCGTTACCACAGAGGTGCCCATCAGCCTTACGCTGACGCAAACCAGCGGCGAAGCAGAAGCCGGTGCGGATTACACCATGAGCAACGCTTTCTCCTTTAATAACGCCAACGATACTACGATTGCACTGAAGATAGCAGCAGATAACCTTGTGGAAGGACCGGAGAAACTGGTGATCAGCACCACCGCCACCGACGGGATCAGCAGCTATGCCACCAATGTTTTTGAAGTAAACATCGACGATGCGCAGTATCCGCTGACAGCGCCTGTGAAGATCACCCGTTCGCTGGCCGCCATCAATGAAGGCGGCGCCGGTGCCGCTATCGGTGTGCAGCTGCCTAATGGCTGGCAGGCCGGTAAGCCCATCGTTGTCACAATCAATAAAGACGCAGCGTCTACTGCCGATAATATCGACTATAAACCGCTGCCTTTCCCCCTTACCATCACCATCCCTAAACTGGCTACCGGCGCCACACATCCAGTGTTGCTGGAAGCAGTGAAAGACCTGGTCCTGGAAGATGATGAAACGGTCGTGCTTACCGGTACTACCGGTGATGTGAATATGCCCGTGAAAGGAGATACCATAGTGATCCTCGACAGAACACACGACGACCCGGCGACCGGCTATATCCATATCATCCCGGTAACGGCTGGTACTGCTGTAAAAGAGGGCGACACCTATGCCGCTAAAGTATCCCTGGCGCCAGGCGTTACTTCCAGCAAAGCTATCACGGTGACCCTGTCTGCCGGCAGCGCTACCAAAGCCAAACCTTCCGACTATAGCGGGTTGCCGCCGCAGGTGATTATCCCGGCGCTGCAACCGGATGTCAGCTTCTCCGTACATGCGGAAAACGATAACATCCTTGAAAAAGACGAGCTGTTACAGCTGGTAGCCGCACCTAAAAATATGGCCGGTATGAAGGGCGACACCCTCGACCTGATCATCAAAGACGCTACCCGCCTCGACCCCAATAACCTGAAGGTGCAGGTGAAGATAGATTCTACCATTCTGCATGAGGGTAGCAGTTCCGCCCTGAAGGTTGGATTTGTGAACAGCCTGATCTCTTCCGATGAAGACATTACCATCAATATCGGCAGGGATGCCGCTTCCACTGCGGATGCCGCAGACTATAGCGGCGTGCCGTCTTCCGTGACGCTGCCGGCGCTGACTAACAATAAAGTATACACGTTGCAGATGATCAACGATAATGTGCTGGAAGGCGATGAGATGCTGCAACTGACTGCTCAGCTGGTAACAACGGGATATACCCTCCTTCAGCCGTCGTCTTTACTGATACCGGAAACCGGCGATATGAGCGTGCAGCTGCAGAAGAAAAATGATGCGGCCGAACCAGCCACCCACGGCGCTTACCTGATTAAACTGCCCGGTACCAGCACCGCTGCCGCCGAAGTGAAGGTGGTGTTCTATGTCAGCAGCATCGCCGGTACTACCAATATAGCGCCGATACAGACATCCGCCACTATCGTACCCGGACAGAACAGTGTATCCGTTCCCGTGAACGTGATCGATAACCTGGTGATTGAAGGCGATGAAGAAGTGAAAGTATCGCTGCTGCTGGCGCAGATGAAGCGGTTTAATAAAAATATCGGCTTCGATGTAAACGATAAAGATACCGTGCGGATGACGGTGTTTGACGATGAAAGTTACGCTACCGGCGCTAAAGCTACTGCCCGCCAGATGATGGTGGAGAAAACTGCCGATGCGTCCGAACCCAATACACCCGGCGCTTTCAGGGTACACTTCACAGACACTCAACTGTCGGCCGTGAAAGATGTGACCGTGACTTACCAGGTAAGCGGCAATGCGGTGGCGGACAGCCGTTACCGTAAACTCAGCGGCTCCACTGTGATACCGGCCGGTAAAAACTACGCCGATATTAAAGTCGATCCGATTGACAATACCATTGTGGAAGGAGACGAAAATGTACAGGTACAACTGAAGACTGTTACCGGCAACATCGCGGGCGTTACCTGGCCGTTATCTGCCAAAGCGCAGGCAGACGTGCTGATCCACGATAACGATACCCTGCTGGTGGATATCATCAACGACGGTCTGCCGGCAGACGAAGGCAAGCCGGTGAAGTTCAGCATTCGCGCGGTGAACACCGCTGCGCGTGATCTGCCGATCCGCTTCCGGGTAGACCAGGATGCTGCGCGCAGCTTCACTGCCGCCGGCGCCACGGTGAACGGCAATACCATCACAGTAGTGTTACCGGCACTCCGTACGGCGCAGGACTTTACCCTGACCGCAACAGACAACGATACCAACGATGACGACGGTTTCCTGAAAGCGACCATCCTGCCGCATGTGAGTGGCAGCGGTACCCCGATCTACAAAGCAGGGACTAATGTTTCCGCACAAACGGCCATCCATGACAACGACCCGCTGACGCTGGCTTTTGCCGCGGAGAAATTCAGCGTGAAAGAAGGAAATAAAGGAGAAAATACGCCGCTGAAATTTGTGGTGAAAATGAACCGCAAGAGCTCAAGGGATATTACCCTTAACTATGACTTTGAAGAATCCACAGACGGTGTCAGTTTCCCTTACCTGGGCTTCAAAGCTACGCCGAGAACAGACTTTGACAATACGGTGAAACAGGCGAAAATACCTGCCTTCCAGCCGGGCGGCGAAGTAGTGGTGAATATTATTGGCGATGAGGTTTTCGAACAGAACGAGACCTTTATCGTGAAGCTACAGACCGTGACCGTGCCTTCCGGCCAGAATACGCCGGTACTCGGTGATCCGGCCAAAGCTACCGGTGTGATCCTCAACGACGATCCGATGTGTAAAACCTGTGATACCGATGGTGACGGCCTGACCGACGAACAGGAGGACATCAACGGCAACAGTGATCCGTTTGACGACGATACGGACGGAGACGGTATCCCGAACTTCCTCGACCTGGACTCCGATGGCGACGGTGTGCCGGATTCCGTGAGCCGCTTCCATCTCGACAACAACCGCAAGATCGATTACCTCGACGGCAGGGACGGCAAGATCAAGGTACATCCGGCGATTTCCCCCAACAACGACGGACAGGGTAATGACCTGATGTACATCCAGAACATCGAGAAGTTCCCGAAAAACGAGGTCGTGGTGTTTAACCGTTGGGGTGGTACCGTGTATAAGACAAGTAATTACGATAATAAATCCAACAGTTTCAAAGGCAAGGCCAATGCCGGCGGCCAGTCAGGCGCCGATGTGCCGGACGGCTCCTACTTCTACCAGGTACAGATCTGGGTGGATGGCAGGGTAGAACGGTATACCGGATTTATTGTCATCAAACGTTGAGATCATTATTGGTAAAATATTCAAGCTGATACCTATGAACAAGCGATTTATGAAAGCTTTAGGGATTGCTGTACTATGCTGTTGCTGCTGCCTGAAAGGGTGGGCGCAGCAACAGCCGATCTACTCCCAGTATATGTTTAACGGGATGATCATCAACCCGGCATACCCTTCCATGGACGAGTCTTCCAGCCTTACCGCCGTAGGCCGTAACCAGTGGGTGGGTGTAGACGGTGCGCCTAAAACAGCCACAGCTTCTTTTTATACGCCGCTGAAAGCGACCAATACGAGCCTTGGCGTGTCGCTGATGAATGAAAAAATTACCGTTAACTCGCAGACAGGTGTGCATTTCAACGTATCCCAACGGGTAAAGCTCAACGAAAAGTTATACCTCGCCATGGGGCTGAAAGCGGGTATGTCGCAATTCCGGGAAGACAACAGCTCCCTGTCAACCTCCGACCCGGTGTTCGCGCAAAACCAGAGCTATTGGAAAACAGATGTAGGCTTCGGTTTCATGCTCTTCACCGATCACTTCTTTGTAGGCATCTCTTCCCCTACTTTCAAAAGTTTTGACCTGGGCAACAGTGTCAACAAAGTGGTGGTGCAATCACATTACTTTATTCAATCCGGATACCTTCTGACCATTAATGACAACGTAAAACTCAAACCCAATGTGCTGCTGCGGATCGTCAAAGGCACAGGGGTGCAGTATGATCTCAATGCGAATATTCTCTTAAAAAATCTGGTATGGCTGGGCGCATCCTGGCGTTCCGAAAAAACGATGACCGGTCTTGTACAAGTGCAGCTGAACAAAAACCTGCAACTGGGCTATTCTTACGATACCCCGATGCAGTCTAACCTGAAAGGCGCACAAACAGTTTCCCACGAAGTAATGATCAATTATCGTTTTTCCTGGTCCAAATGGAAAGTGGTGGCCCCGCGGTACTTTTAAAAAAAATGCTATGAAAACCCGATTCACGGAACGAATGCGAAATTACCATGTTGGCCGCCTGGTGTTTTTCCTGGGTGTGCTGATCATGACTGGTTCCTGCTCTTTTGTGAAAGACCATACTGCCGGTAGTATGGGCATGTCTAAAGCAAGGAGGGCGGAGCGGTTGTTTAAAAGACAGGAATATGAGCGGGCGATATCGCTTTGCAATGACGTAATTAATAACACCAGCAATGAAAATGCGCGGCGACAGGCGAAGTTCCAGCTGGCCCGCATTTACTTCGAGACACGGCAGTTCGAAAAGACAGTCAGCCTGTATGATGAACTGTTGTATAAGCCCGGTGATGATGTACTGGTGACGGACGTAACCACTTATATTGATCTGTTGAAACGTACGGGCAGAGTGGAAAAAGCCCGGCAGATCAGTGAAGTGTATGCCAACAACTATAAAAACAACGCCCGCTTTACCAATCTCCAGGAATCGCTGGTGAACTATTATACTTTCTTTAACCGGGATTCTCTCCGGAACGTAAAGGCCGACAGTCTCCGGCTCAGCTTGCCCGGGTACCAATACGGACTGGCCCTGTATAAAGACAACATCGTTTTTCTTTCCAATGATTTTAAGAAGAACGAAGCGCAGTCTTTCTACACAAATTCTAAGCTGTATATGATTTCAGAAGACGGTATTGAACCGTTTAACAACAGTCTGAGAGGCATTTTACAGGTAGGGCCGGCCTCTTTCTATGATAAGGGCCAGAAGGTGATCTATACCTCCAACCGGTTTACCGACGTTAAAAACGATAAAAATTCCTATATCAATTATAACAACGGCACACAGTTGTTAGCCTCCACCTACCAGGAAAACCACGATGCCTGGAGCAAACCGGTGCCGGTAAAACTGGGAAAATCTTCAGATTCCTGGTCTTTCCTGCATCCGTCAGTTGCTTCGAATGGTAAACGTTTGTACTTTGCGTCCGATATGTCTGGCGGTCAGGGTGGTACAGATATCTACTATGCTGACTGGGACAAAGCGGAAAAACGCTGGAAGGCGCCGGTGAATATGGGACCGAAGGTGAACACCAACGGTAACGAACTGTATCCGTTTATTGCGGGAGACAAGCTGTTTTTCGCATCCAACGGTTTACGGGGCTTCGGCGGGCTGGACATATTCATGATCGATCTGAAGAAACCCGATGAAGGCCCTGTGCATCTGCCTTATCCGGTCAACTCGCAGTTTGACGATCTGAATGCCGTGCTGGACGAATCCAGGTCATTATTATATTTTACATCAGACCGTTCCGGTGTACATGATAATGATCATATCTATGTGCTGAACCTGAAGAAGAATCCTTTGAAACAACTGGGACTGCCTTATCCCGGCAAGCCGGTAAACGACGAAGATAAAGTGCCTTATACCATGACGCAGACGGACAACCGTCAACAGCTGACTTTAACAGGGGATAAAACCTATGATAACCTGGCTCCCGTTGTGAAAGCGGAAGACAAGCCTGCTGCGCCCGCAGTGGCACATACAGCCGTTCCCGTTACTACGCCTGTCCGTGAG encodes:
- a CDS encoding Calx-beta domain-containing protein, with product MLVLSHPMKKKLHLLPEGKTVLRRCVTLLLFLLIYTGIQAQAPLPAIRVINAAGGNSASDGLRLEMDAKGRIQVFRNGKTESYVANGEKGYGDYIRVKHSTTPMTALQSLDTNVCYISPVIGNGSAASPYRIFVFNKIYDKKPAGGTDFESPIFITRAYSYITPNKYFTVDYSFNGINIGYNVMLYQEEHLAMQQDPNYVYSAGSDYQAGIAGYCALGFKQPGGTAYMGAYHGTASSINCGVPQPYTHAFVASSSFASYFLSDDIKAPGKYQSSSNLTLFPYPSNTGTGISVGYDRMLLVQSALNNKLAGKTLGTRIAVGYGDLDNTPPVTSYPDYDAIHTAIGGQTSDGSTPVTVEFAGDASDNEGNTGNDHAPQSLLLKVSGGILKTPVYAEMKVVANAGEPHPALENQDFTYETGFIIPAGNYTTATTVPVTNVIIKGNDRLEYSRKLTLELQDINCNALVQLGAAKQATYTIVDDEDRTLTINFPQTTVNEGSQITGTISLPGSTTVTEDTYVDLSVLTGNTAVADVDFTMDKKVKIANGTGSADIVITAKTDLVLEASETFKIQGDANVLGQAKTAAGPVITITDDTRNHDANITLAVTVTPADPDASYPALTFKEGYNGTFNVSLPAGVSTDIPITVTLTKGGTAADNTDYTLTLPANIINGSTPISGTLKLTDDGRIEGDETITLTAAITDGSATAFKLAPAAITIKDAQLPLTAPATLHLSTNDINEGGPGANCWIELPAGIVATDVALTFDISAAAGTTAQTGSYSGLPASMVIPAGAKASVPDVISAAANLVLEDDRVLVVHAATAASVPLTGITTGTDVTLNIHDKTDASAVSIAIAPVTTPLTEGQATPFTISLTSGYSFAKNIRIALAANPTGTEAGATDYTLANEIELPAHTTGTYTTPASVLAAAADMVIEKDEALVIKGTAGAYTVNGATITINDATRRNAANTKVTFSIPQTTIAEDNTTTITATLPAGVTTQIPINIDLSAVTGTAATNDYTLTGPLQITAATPAPAATLNILKDDLVENQENLTITPAITDAYSTTYSMTPATLALTINDREYPLLATNPIVLSSTPATIQENDPAGATLTATLPNGWKSAIPLTVQLVKNSSSTAGDDRHTAILNKQLVIQSTGTASMQVLATDNDVLDDDADLIIDGNPANTTLPVTSTTIHIADNTINKPDARKITLTAGKTLIPEGEKLSVTVTRLYTSAKKVAVQLAVDAASEASLTKNDYALINTLLELQKTDKTHTFEVLQTHTDQVLEKDESLKLNATLAGYTVNNLDLKIQDLTRTVPANRALTLTPYKTLNAKEGDNGNVHIALPAGVTTEVPISLTLTQTSGEAEAGADYTMSNAFSFNNANDTTIALKIAADNLVEGPEKLVISTTATDGISSYATNVFEVNIDDAQYPLTAPVKITRSLAAINEGGAGAAIGVQLPNGWQAGKPIVVTINKDAASTADNIDYKPLPFPLTITIPKLATGATHPVLLEAVKDLVLEDDETVVLTGTTGDVNMPVKGDTIVILDRTHDDPATGYIHIIPVTAGTAVKEGDTYAAKVSLAPGVTSSKAITVTLSAGSATKAKPSDYSGLPPQVIIPALQPDVSFSVHAENDNILEKDELLQLVAAPKNMAGMKGDTLDLIIKDATRLDPNNLKVQVKIDSTILHEGSSSALKVGFVNSLISSDEDITINIGRDAASTADAADYSGVPSSVTLPALTNNKVYTLQMINDNVLEGDEMLQLTAQLVTTGYTLLQPSSLLIPETGDMSVQLQKKNDAAEPATHGAYLIKLPGTSTAAAEVKVVFYVSSIAGTTNIAPIQTSATIVPGQNSVSVPVNVIDNLVIEGDEEVKVSLLLAQMKRFNKNIGFDVNDKDTVRMTVFDDESYATGAKATARQMMVEKTADASEPNTPGAFRVHFTDTQLSAVKDVTVTYQVSGNAVADSRYRKLSGSTVIPAGKNYADIKVDPIDNTIVEGDENVQVQLKTVTGNIAGVTWPLSAKAQADVLIHDNDTLLVDIINDGLPADEGKPVKFSIRAVNTAARDLPIRFRVDQDAARSFTAAGATVNGNTITVVLPALRTAQDFTLTATDNDTNDDDGFLKATILPHVSGSGTPIYKAGTNVSAQTAIHDNDPLTLAFAAEKFSVKEGNKGENTPLKFVVKMNRKSSRDITLNYDFEESTDGVSFPYLGFKATPRTDFDNTVKQAKIPAFQPGGEVVVNIIGDEVFEQNETFIVKLQTVTVPSGQNTPVLGDPAKATGVILNDDPMCKTCDTDGDGLTDEQEDINGNSDPFDDDTDGDGIPNFLDLDSDGDGVPDSVSRFHLDNNRKIDYLDGRDGKIKVHPAISPNNDGQGNDLMYIQNIEKFPKNEVVVFNRWGGTVYKTSNYDNKSNSFKGKANAGGQSGADVPDGSYFYQVQIWVDGRVERYTGFIVIKR